In Stigmatopora nigra isolate UIUO_SnigA chromosome 2, RoL_Snig_1.1, whole genome shotgun sequence, a single window of DNA contains:
- the etfa gene encoding electron transfer flavoprotein subunit alpha, mitochondrial has product MNRILTKTNVTRLASVLQRFQSTLVVAEHNNDTLTPITLNAISAANKLGGEVACLVAGTNCAKVVEQISKVQGVKKVLVVQNDSCKGALPEELTPLILATQKQFNFTHICAGASAFGKNLLPRVAAKLDVAPISDIIEIKSPDTFVRAIYAGNALSTVKCNEPVKVFTVRGTSFEAAATEGGNAATENVAAESAVGVSEWLEQNLTKSDRPELTSAKVVVSGGRGLKSGENFKLLYDLADKMNAAVGASRAAVDAGYVPNDMQVGQTGKIVAPELYIAVGISGAIQHLAGMKDSKTIVAINKDPEAPIFQVSDYGLVADLFKAVPEMTEVLSK; this is encoded by the exons ATGAACAGAATTTTAACAAAAACCAACGTGACACGCCTG GCTAGCGTGCTGCAAAGGTTTCAGAGCACTTTGGTGGTTGCAGAACACAACAATGATACGTTGACGCCAATTACACTGAATGCAATCAGTGCTGCCAATAAACTGGGAGGTGAAGTGGCTTGTCTTGTGGCAGGAACAAACTGCGCAAAG gtggtTGAGCAAATCAGCAAAGTCCAAGGTGTGAAGAAAGTTTTGGTGGTTCAAAATGACTCTTGCAAAGGGGCTCTACCAG AGGAGCTGACACCGCTTATCTTGGCCACACAAAAGCAGTTCAACTTCACACACATCTGTGCAGGTGCATCAGCTTTTGGGAAG AACCTGCTACCCCGAGTGGCTGCCAAGTTGGATGTGGCTCCAATCTCAGATATCATTGAAATAAAGTCTCCCGATACTTTTGTCCGAGCCATCTACGCCG GAAATGCTCTCAGCACAGTCAAATGCAACGAGCCCGTAAAGGTGTTCACCGTAAGAGGGACGTCCTTTGAGGCCGCGGCCACAGAGGGAGGGAACGCCGCCACGGAAAATG TGGCGGCTGAGTCTGCCGTGGGAGTGTCTGAGTGGCTGGAGCAGAATCTGACCAAGAGTGACCGTCCAGAGTTGACCAGTGCAAAGGTTGTCGTGTCAGGAG gAAGAGGCTTGAAGAGTGGCGAAAACTTCAAATTGCTTTATGATCTTGCTGACAAAATGAACGCAGCAG TTGGCGCTTCAAGAGCTGCAGTGGATGCTGGCTATGTTCCCAACGATATGCAAGTTGGACAAACGGGCAAGATCGTTGCACCG GAGCTTTACATCGCGGTGGGCATCTCTGGAGCCATTCAACATTTGGCTGGAATGAAAGACAGCAAG ACAATCGTGGCCATCAACAAGGACCCAGAGGCTCCCATTTTCCAGGTGTCGGACTACGGCTTGGTTGCTGATCTCTTCAAG gCTGTCCCTGAGATGACCGAAGTCCTGAGCAAGTAA
- the isl2a gene encoding insulin gene enhancer protein isl-2a, which produces MVDFLFNASFLDDMGDHSKKKSGIAMCVGCGSQIHDQYIMRVSPDLEWHAACLKCAECSQYLDESCTCFVRDGKTYCKRDYGRLFGIKCAKCNTGFCSSDLVMRARESVYHMECFRCSVCSRHLLPGDEFSVRDDELLCRADHALLLDRTSVESPLSPGNIHARALHISDTVSVRHPAHHRNHIHKQQTEKTTRVRTVLNEKQLHTLRTCYNANPRPDALMKEQLVEMTGLSPRVIRVWFQNKRCKDKKKSILMKQLQQQQHCDKTNLQGLTGTPLVAGSPIHHESSVQANSVEVHTYQPPWKSLSDFALQSDLDQPTFQQLMSFSESGSLGNSSASDVTSLSSQLPDTPNSMVPSPVDT; this is translated from the exons ATGGTGGATTTCCTCTTCAATGCCTCTTTCTTGGATGATATGGGGGATCATTCCAAAA AGAAATCAGGAATTGCAATGTGCGTGGGCTGTGGGAGTCAAATACACGACCAGTACATCATGAGGGTGTCCCCGGACCTGGAATGGCATGCAGCCTGCCTCAAATGTGCAGAATGCAGTCAATATCTGGACGAAAGCTGCACTTGCTTCGTCCGAGACGGAAAAACTTATTGCAAAAGGGATTATGGAAG gttaTTTGGgataaaatgtgcaaaatgcaACACGGGCTTCTGCAGCAGCGACCTGGTGATGAGAGCTCGGGAAAGTGTGTATCACATGGAATGTTTCCGGTGCTCCGTGTGTAGTCGACATCTCTTGCCCGGGGACGAGTTCTCGGTGCGGGACGACGAGCTGCTGTGTCGGGCTGACCACGCACTATTGCTGGATCGGACCTCCGTGGAGAGCCCGCTAAGTCCTGGGAACATTCACGCCAGGGCCCTGCACATTTCTG ATACGGTGTCCGTTCGGCACCCAGCACATCACCGCAACCACATCCACAAGCAGCAAACCGAGAAGACCACCCGGGTCCGGACGGTGCTGAACGAGAAGCAGCTCCACACGTTGCGGACGTGTTATAACGCCAATCCGAGGCCCGATGCCTTGATGAAGGAGCAGCTGGTGGAGATGACAGGCCTGAGCCCCCGGGTCATCCGCGTCTGGTTCCAGAACAAACGCTGTAAAGACAAGAAGAAATCCATTCTTATGAAGCAGCTTCAGCAGCAACAACATTGTGACAAAACG AACCTGCAGGGCCTTACGGGGACCCCCTTGGTGGCAGGCAGCCCCATCCACCACGAGAGCAGCGTGCAGGCCAATTCGGTGGAGGTCCACACGTACCAACCACCGTGGAAGAGTCTCAGTGACTTTGCCCTGCAGAGTGATCTGGACCAGCCCACCTTCCAACAACTG ATGTCTTTTTCCGAGTCCGGCTCGTTGGGGAACTCTTCGGCCAGTGACGTCACCTCGCTGTCGTCTCAGCTTCCGGACACACCGAACAGCATGGTACCGAGCCCGGTCGACACGTGA